In a single window of the Anguilla rostrata isolate EN2019 chromosome 4, ASM1855537v3, whole genome shotgun sequence genome:
- the LOC135253394 gene encoding growth hormone secretagogue receptor type 1-like, whose amino-acid sequence MNNWTDRSNCSLNFSSVCGDGQINWTHWETDYPVTLFPVPILMGITVTCSLLFLVGVTGNLMTILVVTNYKDMRTTTNLYLSSMALSDLLIFLCMPLDLYRIWRYRPWNFGDELCKLFQFVSESCTYSTILNITALSVERYFAICFPLRAKVVVTKGRVRGVILVLWMVAFFSAGPVFVLVGVEHENGTNHWDTNECKVTQYAIRSGLLTIMVWVSSIFFFLPVFCLTILYSLIGRRLWRRKRDSMGPNISSRDKNNKQTVKMLAVVVFAFVLCWLPFHVGRYLFSKSSEVASPLMSQISEYCNLVSFVLFYLSAAINPILYNIMSKKYRVAAGKLLGVKQTSRRTASTLKGESSPIWTESSLST is encoded by the exons ATGAATAACTGGACGGACCGTTCTAACTGCTCgttgaatttcagttcagtttgtgGGGATGGTCAGATCAACTGGACACATTGGGAGACGGATTACCCCGTTACCCTTTTCCCTGTCCCTATTCTGATGGGGATAACAGTCACatgctctctcctcttcctcgttgGAGTTACCGGGAATTTAATGACCATTCTAGTGGTCACCAATTACAAGGACATGAGGACAACCACAAACCTGTACCTGTCCAGCATGGCCCTTTCAGACCTCTTGATTTTTCTTTGTATGCCACTGGACTTGTACAGAATCTGGAGGTACCGGCCGTGGAATTTCGGAGACGAGCTTTGCAAACTATTTCAGTTCGTCAGCGAGAGCTGCACCTACTCCACTATTCTCAACATCACCGCCCTAAGCGTGGAGAGGTACTTTGCAATCTGCTTTCCTCTCAGAGCCAAGGTGGTAGTTACGAAGGGTCGAGTGAGGGGAGTCATCCTCGTTCTGTGGATGGTGGCTTTCTTCAGCGCTGGACCGGTATTCGTCTTAGTTGGGGTTGAGCACGAGAACGGAACGAATCACTGGGATACCAACGAGTGCAAGGTGACACAATACGCCATCAGGTCCGGACTGCTGACCATTATGGTGTGGGTCTCAagcatctttttctttttgccagtGTTTTGCCTAACTATATTGTACAGCCTTATCGGGAGAAGGTTGTGGAGGCGAAAGCGAGACTCAATGGGACCCAACATCTCGAGTCgagacaaaaacaataaacaaacagtaaaaatgttag CTGTGGTCGTATTCGCCTTTGTGCTCTGCTGGCTGCCCTTTCACGTGGGTCGCTATTTATTTTCCAAGTCCTCAGAAGTCGCTTCTCCCCTTATGTCGCAGATCAGCGAGTACTGCAACCTTGTctcatttgtgcttttttaccTCAGCGCGGCCATTAACCCCATCCTCTACAACATAATGTCAAAGAAGTACAGGGTCGCGGCCGGAAAACTTCTTGGGGTCAAACAGACCTCTCGCAGGACAGCATCTACCCTGAAGGGTGAAAGCTCCCCAATTTGGACAGAGTCGAGTTTGAGCACGTGA